The region CTACTCTAAAGCTAAGTCCTTCTCGAGTTTTACAGGTATGCATTCTATGATCGTATGTCGTACCACTCGGACAATACGCACCTTGACCACCAGCACCGTATCTGAATGATTTCCCTTTTAAATCGGAGAGTCTTCTTGCTCCACGTTTACCtgtaaatgaagaagaaaaaataggatCGATGAATCTCCTCCTCGACTTGCAGCCCTAACGTTCTGATTATACGTCCAAGTTGCACTTAAAGCTTGGACAGTACATAATAATTGGGGATTACCTCTCTCTCCATCAACTATAACTCTTCTAATTTCAGTATCGGGCTTTATTTTAGCTATCAATTCATTCGGATGGAAATTTGgattacatataaaataattgggACAATTACTATATGAAACATCATACGGATCGCAACATTCGACGTAGTTTCTTTCATACAAATCTTTAATATAAGTTAAATATTCTAGGTAGGAATTGCGATTAACAGCATCAGTatcaattttgctttttaaggtttctatgtttttaaaataatcatgtaTGTCTTTTTCAACTTCCCAATGACTGAAATCACTATCAAATAAACGTGGACAAGGAGGGGCTCTTAAATCATCCCAACTTATATAACGAGCTACATCGAtaagtttaaaaatgaaatggtAGTAATAGTTACTGGCTGAATCGactttaaaatgttttttaattacatctTGTGCCCAATTAAGGAAATATGAACAGCGATCggaatattttctttccGATCTAACAATATTAGGTAAATTTGCATATCTGCATGCTATCTTATTACAAAGATCTACaagttctctttttttactgtTATCGGGAATGTTTAAATCGTTACAATAGTTCCTATAATAACAACTATAgctttcttcaaattttttatattgctGTTGGGCGGGAAAATCTTTAAAAAGAGTCTCCTGAAAGTAAGAAAAAGCATTTGAATTTACACAATAAATGTCTTAAATAGTCCATTTCCGCACTTtaagagaaataaatattcaaatGTTAAGTTGGGCATGTTAGGTTGAAAAAGCATAAAGACGTACCCATTCATTTCTCTTTGGGGTTACCATCGTAATTACACATGgccaaataaaaacataaatattatttgtttatgtatATCTGTtctcatataaaaaatgaaggaacaCAGTCCAATCTTGCGTTAGTTTTTTTCACAGTGTAAACTTTAGCAACCAAATAAATAGGTGTCAGCAGCAATTATTCTTTTGATATACAACAATTTGTAAGTACGCTCACTCCTATCAATatcacacaaaatgaaaatatctaattttctaaaaagataaaaataaaattgtaatttaatagtccatatataaattttgaaatgGAATATATCGCCTcacaaatattaaattttcgCATTCACTATGTAAACTTTTTTACTATTGTAAATTGAAACAAATGTTCTgtgtttttataaatataaaatttaatccGAATTCAAATAATTCGATAATGTTCCACTTCGTCCTTCAAAGATGTTGGCACCAGATAATACACACtctcaataaaaaatatgaaaatttctaCTTCCAATGAGTTACACAGCTTCAAGTAcagaatttattaaattttaattatttaattgtaaTTGTCCGTAAAGGATTCTATAATGCATAACTCTCTTAGAATTTTAAGGGAAAA is a window of Plasmodium cynomolgi strain B DNA, scaffold: 0193, whole genome shotgun sequence DNA encoding:
- a CDS encoding CYIR protein (putative;~vir-type antigen), whose protein sequence is MNGYVFMLFQPNMPNLTFEYLFLLKCGNGLFKTFIETLFKDFPAQQQYKKFEESYSCYYRNYCNDLNIPDNSKKRELVDLCNKIACRYANLPNIVRSERKYSDRCSYFLNWAQDVIKKHFKVDSASNYYYHFIFKLIDVARYISWDDLRAPPCPRLFDSDFSHWEVEKDIHDYFKNIETLKSKIDTDAVNRNSYLEYLTYIKDLYERNYVECCDPYDVSYSNCPNYFICNPNFHPNELIAKIKPDTEIRRVIVDGERGNPQLLCTVQALSATWTYNQNVNVEQEDSPI